Part of the Passer domesticus isolate bPasDom1 chromosome 8, bPasDom1.hap1, whole genome shotgun sequence genome is shown below.
GCCAGCAGGAGAAACCCATCCTGGTTAAGGGTTTTGTGCTGTGTGACAGTGTGCAGCTCAGAGCTCAAGCAGTGCCCAGGAGCATTAATTATTGAATCTGCAGTGCCCCCTCAGCCGTGTGAGCTCGGAGCAGGGCGCTGGGAAGTGGGGCCATCCCAATTTCGGGCAGTGGGACTCGGAGCTGGAGCGGTTTGGAGTCAGCACCggagcctgagctgcctctgtgctcaGAGAGGGGAGAGCCCTTCCTCTGCAGGgaatgcttttccactcgggatttctctcctggcagctccagtcTCGCCTcttccagagcagagcaggctgtgccccagTGCTTTGctcctgggagcactgggagagatcctgggagcactgggagggaactgggagcacagggaatgccaggagggaactgggagggatgGTGGAAGCAGCGGGAGTGAGCAAgaaggagcactgggagggatctcaggagccctgggcaggaatggtgctcccagttcctgcccagggctctccccatccctgccgGGGCTTGCCAGGAAGAGGGACACTGgtagggaactgggagggaagtgctcagcactctgcaaggtgcagcagccccaggggtgagcagggaggagggggaagtgcccccagtccctccccagtgcccccaaaaatggggggtGACGAGGAGAAAAGGGATTCAAATGGAGGGAGGAAAGCTTTTCTGTGACTGTGTATGAACTGGGGAGGATCCCCATTCACCTGGGATTTGAAGGGTCTCAGTTGAAGGAAAACACacctttttcattattttgggTGCCTCTCTTGGTGGCGCCCCCATTTTCCATGATTTTCCATGTTTaaatgaaaggggaaaaccTTTATGGTGCAGTTTGAATTGAGGGAAAGAGCCCCATTTTCATCATTGTCAGGTTCAAACTGAGGGCAAACCCCGCTGTGCCTGCTCTGAAAGGGCTTCCCTTGAGAGGAACCCCTTGATGAGCCATTGTAAGAGTGCCATCGAGGGGACCCTCCATCTCAAGGGACCTTCACTAATGGAAAAGATGTGGAAAAGCCCCCAGAATGGTCTTTCTTGAGGGCAACTGCATTTTCCCTCCGTTTTGGAGGCTAAATTGAGGGAAATCTCCTTCTGTGAGAATACCTGGGGCAGTGACTGATtgccacagagcaggagcagccttgccctcagcagctcacagccctgccccacaaggaTGTGTCACAGAAGGGTTGGTAAAGACCACAGGAGCCTCAGCTCAGGTGAGGCTTTCCACAGAGCCCAGAGATCTTATCCTGGAACTCTGAAAGCACAGGAgaatcaggagccagccctggctcaaGGCACAGCAACCCTGCTGAAACAAGAGAAGGGAGCAAAGGCTgaggaggcagggcaggaacGGCTGCAGAGCCTGTTCAAAGagaggcatctgcagctggagaACAGAACAGAGATCCCAGAGCGACACGTGTCTGTGGAGAGTTACACAGAGATGTGTCAAAGTTTGTGAAAAGCCACTTATAAACAAGGTAATGACATCTTACGAACAATGCCTCTTCTAAAAATCAGTGAATTCACATGATGGAACCAATAGATCAGCAGTGACTGCCTCAGGAATTTGAGACAATGTTCTTCCAGCATTCAGCTTTTGAAAGTTCAGTAATAATAACAACAGTTGTAACTGTAATAGGATAGAAAAAGGGATATTTCCAGTGCTGGGTGCTCCAGGTAAACCGCCAAAGAACACACCAGGCTATACAGACAACGTTATTTTTATACTATATATTGCGGAGGTCCATGCCTGTTCTTGTATTTCATGCCTTATTCAAACATTCTTTCGAACTTTCTGATGTTGTGGGAACTCTTGTCTGACTTCTTCACACTCTAATCTGCATGACATCCTGGGTGTCAGGtcaatgtgttttattttttcttgtgtcTCCATCTTGCTGTTTCACATACTCTGATAAGGATGTTTTCCGTAGTTAGATGTTAGACGTTTAGTATGTTCCCCTTAACTTTAACGTGGTATTCTCTAATTGTCCTCCGGTGCTCTGGTTTGTGTCACCATTATTGTATGTCTTGGACATCCTAGTCAATGGATGGCCTTACACTGTTTTTAGTTACACAAAAGCCTTTTTCACATCTGATGTTTTGCTCAGATCTATAATACAGTACATTCACCACACTATTATTTCCATAAGTGATACATAGATGTTATATACTTTACACTACTATGTCTATGAGCAATACAGTGCATACTTAAGCTGATGGATTATATTGTACTAGCATCCAGCTAGAAAGAGTTATAATTGATACTATATCGAAATAGCTATAATCGCTAACAACATGCATGGGCTAATAGGTAAATGCGAAAGCCAAAGTTACCGGGTCGTTTTTcacccgggcagggcagggagccccagcGGCCGTGCCGGCTGAGCTCGGTGTCGCCGGGCTGCCAGGCGCCGGGGCAGGGACTGCGGGGACAATGGCGAGCAGCCggcgctgctggctcctggcccTCGGCAGGCGCACTCGGAGCCGCAGCTGCCCCGGGCCAGCAGCAGGCGGCAGCTCGCAGCGCTGTCAGCGCCTGTCCCGGCACGGAGCTGGGCTGCAGCGGCTGCGGAGcccccgggccggggctgcgggcaccGCGCAGCTCCCGCAGGCTGCGCTTGTCTCCGCAGCTGCTGCCGCAGCTCTGGGCAGCGGGGACagcgcagccagagctggcagcgccCTCCTGAGCCTCGGGCTGCCGCAGGGCCGGCACCAGCAGCGACCTCTCTGCGTGTCCCTTGCAGGGTGCCAGCAGCGCGGCTGCAAAGCTGCTCCCGAGGCCGAGCTCCCAAAGGATCTGTCAGCACTCCTGATGGGTCGGCAGCAAGGTGCTGATTGTTCCAGGCGGAGAGATTCCGGCTGTGAGCAGGAGGAGAGTGAATTGTGCTCCATTCGTGGAGTTGTGAATGAGCCCCAGCATCCCCAGGAGGGACCAGCAGCCGGGGTTCCACACTCGCCTGGGGCACAAGAAGCCACTTGGCATCAGCAGGGGGCTGCCACTTGTGAGCGAGCAGTGAGGGAAGATGTGGAGAATGGATTCTGCACCAGGGATGGGAGTGTGAGGGAGCCCCTGGACCCCCAGGGCACATCAGCAACCGGCAATGAACACAAAAGGGACCTCAGAAGATTGCTGGGTGAGTGCAGGGCCACCCCTGGGGCCTCTAGGCAGGGGCCAGTGTcccctgccaaggccagggctggcaggtgtGTGGCTGTTTCCCGAGGTCTGGAAGAGGCCTGGTGCTCTGCTGGgccccagcagtggctggaagcagcagccccagctgcccccaaGGCTGTGCAGTTCTCCTGCTGCaacctgtccccagagctgtgtccctggctgtccccagagctgtgtccctgcctgtggccagGCTCTTGGCTCTCTGGCTGCCAGCTGAGTGAGGGCCACACGGGCTGAggggtccctgctgtgctccctggcCATGGGCTGAGCAGATTGCAGGGCCGGCTCTGCttctggcagccagcagctctttCCTGCTCCAGGTGAATGCTTCAGGAGCCATCCCGTGGGCACGGCGCTGCTgattctgctgctcctggtgctgctgctggctttgggggtggccttggctgtgctggcaggtaagagaggggcagcagcctgggcccagcccctcggggcagagtgggctccctgctccctgcagaggggaATCCTCACAccttctcctcttccccctgcagcagcagcagcagcagcacaggttcCAGTGACACCTGCCACTCCACAGTGTGTTCTGGGCTGTCCCCCTGGCTGGGTTGGCTACAATGGGGTGTGCTATTACTTGTCAAGGGAttacagcagctgggagcaggctgaggaaCGGTGCTCGGAGCTCGGGGCCTCCCTGGCCATTCTGAAGGATGAGGAGGCCATGGTGAGTGAGGGGCTCGGGCGGTGTGGGGTGGCTGAGGGCAGCCTGGGGGTGCTCCTGGGCCGGGCTCGGTGCTCgtggggccggggctgcagccctgggccggggccttgcagggaaggagccccggcgggcgggggcagccccgggcacGGGTCCCCCCGAGGGCCGGGGCAGCTC
Proteins encoded:
- the LOC135306236 gene encoding killer cell lectin-like receptor subfamily G member 2 isoform X1; this translates as MASSRRCWLLALGRRTRSRSCPGPAAGGSSQRCQRLSRHGAGLQRLRSPRAGAAGTAQLPQAALVSAAAAAALGSGDSAARAGSALLSLGLPQGRHQQRPLCVSLAGCQQRGCKAAPEAELPKDLSALLMGRQQGADCSRRRDSGCEQEESELCSIRGVVNEPQHPQEGPAAGVPHSPGAQEATWHQQGAATCERAVREDVENGFCTRDGSVREPLDPQGTSATGNEHKRDLRRLLGECFRSHPVGTALLILLLLVLLLALGVALAVLAAAAAAAAQVPVTPATPQCVLGCPPGWVGYNGVCYYLSRDYSSWEQAEERCSELGASLAILKDEEAMGLLFRLRGNGDYWLGLRRRGERLHWGDGSSYSSRVPVLGNSDCVYLADGERFRSEFCSNERPYVCSKAQAPL
- the LOC135306236 gene encoding killer cell lectin-like receptor subfamily G member 2 isoform X2, giving the protein MASSRRCWLLALGRRTRSRSCPGPAAGGSSQRCQRLSRHGAGLQRLRSPRAGAAGTAQLPQAALVSAAAAAALGSGDSAARAGSALLSLGLPQGRHQQRPLCVSLAGCQQRGCKAAPEAELPKDLSALLMGRQQGADCSRRRDSGCEQEESELCSIRGVVNEPQHPQEGPAAGVPHSPGAQEATWHQQGAATCERAVREDVENGFCTRDGSVREPLDPQGTSATGNEHKRDLRRLLGECFRSHPVGTALLILLLLVLLLALGVALAVLAAAAAAAQVPVTPATPQCVLGCPPGWVGYNGVCYYLSRDYSSWEQAEERCSELGASLAILKDEEAMGLLFRLRGNGDYWLGLRRRGERLHWGDGSSYSSRVPVLGNSDCVYLADGERFRSEFCSNERPYVCSKAQAPL
- the LOC135306236 gene encoding killer cell lectin-like receptor subfamily G member 2 isoform X4 codes for the protein MASSRRCWLLALGRRTRSRSCPGPAAGGSSQRCQRLSRHGAGLQRLRSPRAGAAGTAQLPQAALVSAAAAAALGSGDSAARAGSALLSLGLPQGRHQQRPLCVSLAGCQQRGCKAAPEAELPKDLSALLMGRQQGADCSRRRDSGCEQEESELCSIRGVVNEPQHPQEGPAAGVPHSPGAQEATWHQQGAATCERAVREDVENGFCTRDGSVREPLDPQGTSATGNEHKRDLRRLLGECFRSHPVGTALLILLLLVLLLALGVALAVLAAAAAQVPVTPATPQCVLGCPPGWVGYNGVCYYLSRDYSSWEQAEERCSELGASLAILKDEEAMGLLFRLRGNGDYWLGLRRRGERLHWGDGSSYSSRVPVLGNSDCVYLADGERFRSEFCSNERPYVCSKAQAPL
- the LOC135306236 gene encoding killer cell lectin-like receptor subfamily G member 2 isoform X3, whose amino-acid sequence is MASSRRCWLLALGRRTRSRSCPGPAAGGSSQRCQRLSRHGAGLQRLRSPRAGAAGTAQLPQAALVSAAAAAALGSGDSAARAGSALLSLGLPQGRHQQRPLCVSLAGCQQRGCKAAPEAELPKDLSALLMGRQQGADCSRRRDSGCEQEESELCSIRGVVNEPQHPQEGPAAGVPHSPGAQEATWHQQGAATCERAVREDVENGFCTRDGSVREPLDPQGTSATGNEHKRDLRRLLGECFRSHPVGTALLILLLLVLLLALGVALAVLAAAAAAQVPVTPATPQCVLGCPPGWVGYNGVCYYLSRDYSSWEQAEERCSELGASLAILKDEEAMGLLFRLRGNGDYWLGLRRRGERLHWGDGSSYSSRVPVLGNSDCVYLADGERFRSEFCSNERPYVCSKAQAPL